Proteins from one Panicum virgatum strain AP13 chromosome 7K, P.virgatum_v5, whole genome shotgun sequence genomic window:
- the LOC120640132 gene encoding GRAS family protein RAM1-like has translation MNLTLSLAVNGDGTGTGKKRKVRDGVLDDDVGDGGDRGRVVRLLQARERMVARLESDDQSSGGGLRLMQLLLSSVAAGEAGDVRAATAALHEVYRRASFGGGDPAPRVAAYFADALAPGLRLRSPAAAASPRPTRGEQFLAYTMFYQASPLYQFAHFTANQAILEAFEAGGRRSLHVVDFDVSYGFQWPSLIQSLSDAAAAADADAASTSGSHDGAHRKEPVSLRITGLGTSADELRQTEARLARFASGCLNVRFEFEGVVTSGPSSGRHERIRNDDDGDATVVVNLAFPAASQSSRTSAREACSALARIRSLNPSLVFLVERGGGGNAAPPRGRSSLVPPFTASLRYFAAVFDSLHESLPADSAERLAIERNYLGTEIRNAVACLDRGHGGGGDHHSMEPCSTAASWKEMMESAGFEAVALSSRTVSQAKLLLKMKSGPIWVRYCTDILIY, from the coding sequence ATGAACCTGACGTTGAGTCTAGCCGTCAATGGTgacggcacgggcacgggcaaGAAGCGGAAGGTGCGGGATGGTGTCTTGGACGACGACGTGGGCGATGGTGGTGACCGCGGCAGGGTGGTGAGGCTTCTCCAGGCGAGGGAGCGGATGGTGGCGAGGCTGGAGTCGGACGATCagagcagtggcggcggcctgcggctGATGCAGTTGCTCCTCtcgtcggtggcggcgggggaggccgGCGACGTGCGCGCGGCCACCGCGGCGCTGCACGAGGTCTACCGGCGCGCGtccttcggcggcggcgaccccgccccgcgcgtcgccgcctacttcgcGGACGCGCTGGCGCCGGGGCTGCGGCTCCgttcgcccgcggcggcggcctctccGCGGCCGACGCGCGGGGAGCAGTTCCTGGCGTACACCATGTTCTACCAGGCGTCCCCGCTCTACCAGTTCGCGCACTTCACGGCGAACCAGGCGATCCTGGAGGCGTTCGAGGCCGGTGGCCGCCGGAGCCTCCACGTCGTCGACTTCGACGTGTCGTACGGGTTCCAGTGGCCCTCTCTGATCCAGTCCCtctcggacgccgccgccgccgccgacgccgacgccgcgagCACGAGCGGCTCCCACGACGGCGCCCACCGCAAGGAGCCGGTGTCCCTGCGGATCACCGGCCTCGGGACGAGCGCCGACGAGCTGCGGCAAACCGAGGCGCGGCTCGCGCGCTTCGCGAGCGGCTGCCTCAACGTCCGGTTCGAGTTCGAGGGCGTCGTGACGAGCGGACCAAGCAGCGGCCGCCATGAACGCATCAggaacgacgacgacggcgacgcgacgGTGGTCGTCAACCTGGCGTTCCCGGCCGCATCACAGAGCTCGAGGACAAGCGCAAGAGAAGCGTGCAGCGCGCTGGCTCGCATCCGCTCCCTGAACCCTTCCCTGGTGTTCCTGGTAGAGAGAGGCGGAGGCGGcaatgccgcgccgccgaggggTCGCTCGAGCTTGGTTCCGCCGTTCACGGCCAGCCTCCGGTACTTCGCCGCGGTGTTCGACTCGCTGCACGAGTCCCTGCCGGCCGACAGCGCCGAGAGGCTCGCCATCGAGAGGAACTACCTCGGCACGGAGATCCGCAACGCCGTGGCCTGTCTAgaccgcggccacggcggcggcggcgatcatCACTCGATGGAGCCTTGCAGCACCGCCGCTAGCTGGAAGGAGATGAT